The Nocardia arthritidis genome has a window encoding:
- a CDS encoding 1-phosphofructokinase, whose translation MILTVTMNPAYDMTYRVERFERGQAHRVRSVEQRIGGKGINVTRVLNQLGKYARATGFSDHAFAAAAELEMPVDFVHALPWVRRTVVISESVDGTATALWEPGARITNPHAAEQLAVRVTGMLPDINGLVISGSLPGGIDPGLPAQIARSALAADIPTICDVDGEALRLAARVPGIVLMPNTDELQRLTGASPRTADEVAAAAQPLIERGVRAVIATRGAEGMVAVTSEGAWTATLPEPISGNPTGAGDSATAAVMALLSETAIPDWPAILTDAVATSASAVVVPVAGEIDRCLRDRLLPTVVVAELACAKETAK comes from the coding sequence GTGATCCTCACCGTGACAATGAATCCCGCCTACGATATGACCTACCGGGTCGAACGATTCGAGCGCGGACAGGCGCACCGGGTCAGATCGGTCGAGCAGCGCATCGGCGGCAAGGGCATCAACGTCACCAGGGTGCTGAATCAACTCGGAAAATACGCGCGCGCAACCGGTTTCAGCGACCATGCGTTCGCCGCGGCGGCCGAGCTGGAAATGCCGGTGGATTTCGTGCACGCGCTGCCCTGGGTGCGCCGCACGGTGGTGATCAGCGAATCGGTGGACGGTACCGCGACCGCGCTGTGGGAGCCGGGCGCCAGGATCACCAATCCCCATGCCGCCGAGCAGCTCGCGGTCCGGGTCACCGGAATGCTGCCCGATATCAACGGATTGGTCATCTCCGGATCGTTGCCCGGCGGCATCGATCCCGGGCTGCCCGCGCAGATCGCGCGCTCGGCGCTCGCCGCGGACATCCCGACCATCTGCGATGTCGACGGTGAGGCGCTGCGTCTGGCCGCCAGGGTGCCCGGCATCGTCCTGATGCCGAATACCGATGAGCTGCAACGGCTCACGGGCGCCTCGCCGCGCACTGCCGACGAGGTGGCCGCCGCGGCGCAGCCGCTCATCGAGCGCGGCGTGCGCGCGGTGATCGCCACCAGGGGCGCCGAGGGTATGGTCGCGGTCACCTCCGAGGGCGCGTGGACCGCGACGCTGCCCGAGCCGATTTCCGGAAATCCAACCGGCGCGGGCGATTCCGCGACCGCAGCGGTGATGGCGCTGCTCTCGGAAACCGCGATACCGGATTGGCCCGCCATTCTGACCGACGCGGTCGCGACCTCCGCCTCGGCCGTCGTGGTCCCGGTGGCGGGCGAGATCGACCGCTGTCTGCGCGACCGCCTGCTCCCGACCGTCGTGGTGGCGGAACTGGCCTGCGCCAAGGAGACCGCGAAATGA
- a CDS encoding DUF3349 domain-containing protein: MPPFLNAIIDWLRAGYPEGVPESDYVPLLALLRRRLSDDEVRQIAEELWSTGEHPIDKTDIQVLITKVTNEMPSEPDVARVRARLEARAWPLNE; this comes from the coding sequence ATGCCACCTTTCCTCAACGCGATCATCGATTGGCTGCGGGCCGGCTATCCGGAGGGCGTCCCGGAATCCGACTACGTCCCGCTGCTCGCGCTGCTGCGCAGGCGGCTGTCCGATGACGAAGTGCGCCAGATCGCCGAGGAACTGTGGTCCACCGGCGAGCATCCGATCGATAAGACCGATATCCAGGTGCTGATCACCAAGGTCACCAACGAGATGCCGTCCGAGCCGGATGTCGCACGGGTGCGGGCCCGGCTGGAGGCCAGGGCTTGGCCGCTCAACGAGTGA
- a CDS encoding DUF4254 domain-containing protein → MEPLPAKEQLLAACRSAPVNGHPVLESAYFLAGLHRRRMEARPGAAAAIDEHRARLVHAIDRWVASELPLPYGGAHMHTESVGAVVDRLAQYSVTAHRIIEEAPEWVIHAAWERLAELALGYEDLAYEVSAGLRRLPSHDHYD, encoded by the coding sequence ATGGAACCTTTGCCAGCCAAGGAACAACTGCTCGCCGCATGCCGGTCGGCGCCGGTGAACGGACATCCCGTGCTCGAATCCGCTTATTTTCTGGCGGGATTACATCGACGCCGCATGGAGGCTCGGCCTGGCGCCGCCGCTGCGATCGACGAGCACCGCGCCAGGCTGGTGCACGCCATCGACCGCTGGGTCGCCAGCGAACTGCCGCTACCGTACGGCGGTGCGCATATGCATACCGAAAGCGTTGGCGCAGTGGTGGATCGGCTCGCCCAATACTCGGTGACCGCGCACCGGATCATCGAAGAAGCGCCCGAGTGGGTAATACACGCGGCGTGGGAGCGCCTCGCCGAACTGGCACTCGGCTACGAGGATCTGGCCTACGAGGTGTCGGCGGGGTTGCGCAGGCTCCCCAGCCATGATCACTACGACTGA
- a CDS encoding Scr1 family TA system antitoxin-like transcriptional regulator: MLRIRRRRNEFDVSPGIIAKELGFTLSYWSKVEKERILAADKLKRLMELLEFDPAEQAEMLRLREAAKQRGWWSAYGGLLSVEIARLYGLEYGADSIRTYSSVLVPGLLQTADYARAVIDNDIARVRKVEIDSWVQVRMRRQHRLSGDDPLRLTAIIGEAALAQQTGGTEVMEGQLRHLLSVVERHPAVDIRVIPFEAPGGTLLGGATFHLLGFDSAVLPDIAWTETLLHLGVVEDAEPVHNVDTMFAIALADHALPQADSLALIERRLSGR; this comes from the coding sequence ATGCTGCGAATCAGGCGTCGCCGCAACGAGTTCGACGTCAGTCCCGGCATAATTGCCAAGGAGCTCGGATTCACCCTCTCCTATTGGTCCAAAGTGGAGAAGGAACGGATCCTCGCCGCGGACAAACTCAAGCGGCTGATGGAACTGCTCGAGTTCGACCCCGCCGAACAAGCGGAGATGCTGCGGCTGCGGGAGGCCGCCAAGCAGCGCGGTTGGTGGTCGGCCTACGGTGGGCTGCTTTCGGTCGAGATCGCCCGGCTGTACGGTCTGGAATACGGCGCGGACAGCATCCGAACCTATTCGAGCGTGCTGGTGCCCGGGCTGCTGCAGACCGCGGACTATGCCCGAGCGGTGATAGACAACGACATCGCTCGCGTCCGCAAGGTCGAAATCGATAGTTGGGTCCAGGTGCGGATGCGCAGACAGCATCGGCTGTCCGGCGACGATCCGCTGCGGCTGACCGCGATCATCGGCGAGGCGGCGCTGGCTCAGCAAACCGGCGGCACCGAGGTGATGGAAGGTCAGTTGCGCCATCTGCTTTCGGTGGTGGAGCGGCATCCGGCCGTCGATATCCGGGTGATCCCGTTCGAGGCGCCCGGTGGGACGCTGCTGGGCGGTGCGACATTTCATCTGCTCGGATTCGACAGCGCCGTGCTGCCCGATATCGCCTGGACCGAAACGCTGCTGCATCTGGGTGTGGTCGAGGATGCGGAGCCGGTGCACAACGTCGACACCATGTTCGCGATCGCACTCGCGGACCACGCGCTGCCGCAGGCGGATTCGCTCGCGCTGATCGAGCGCCGACTGAGCGGGCGGTAG
- a CDS encoding class II fructose-bisphosphate aldolase: MPLTPVPELIAAARPGGLGAFNVITLEHAEAIATAAEDAKRPVVLQLSENTVRYHGGIAPLALACLRIAADSPAAVAVHLDHATDPELVRTAVDLGIRSVMFDGSTLDYAANVAATAEITRWCHDRGVFVEAELGEVGGKDGAHAPGVRTDPDEAVEFVASTGVDALAVAVGSSHAMHTRTAELDNELIARLAAKVPVPLVLHGSSGVPDPGLRAAVEYGMTKVNIATALNVRWTRTIREILDGSPDLSDPRKYLNPARAAIHSEVTHFLALLAL, from the coding sequence ATGCCGTTGACGCCCGTGCCCGAACTGATCGCCGCCGCCCGCCCCGGCGGCCTCGGCGCCTTCAACGTGATAACGCTGGAGCACGCCGAGGCCATCGCGACCGCCGCCGAGGATGCGAAAAGGCCGGTGGTGCTTCAGCTTTCGGAGAACACGGTGCGTTACCACGGCGGCATCGCGCCGCTGGCCCTCGCCTGCCTGCGCATTGCGGCCGACTCCCCCGCGGCCGTCGCGGTACACCTCGACCACGCCACCGATCCCGAATTGGTGCGCACCGCGGTCGATCTCGGCATTCGCTCGGTGATGTTCGACGGTTCGACCCTCGACTACGCCGCCAATGTCGCCGCCACCGCCGAAATCACCCGCTGGTGCCACGATCGCGGCGTCTTCGTCGAGGCCGAGCTCGGCGAGGTCGGCGGCAAGGACGGTGCGCATGCCCCCGGCGTCCGCACCGACCCCGACGAGGCCGTCGAATTCGTCGCGAGCACCGGGGTCGACGCACTCGCCGTCGCCGTCGGCTCATCACATGCCATGCACACCCGCACCGCCGAACTCGACAACGAGCTCATCGCCCGGCTCGCGGCCAAGGTCCCCGTCCCGCTGGTGCTGCACGGTTCGTCCGGCGTCCCGGACCCCGGCCTGCGCGCCGCCGTCGAATACGGCATGACAAAAGTCAACATAGCCACCGCGTTGAACGTCCGCTGGACTCGGACGATCCGCGAGATCCTGGACGGTTCGCCCGATCTCTCCGATCCCCGCAAATACCTGAACCCCGCCCGCGCAGCCATCCATTCGGAGGTGACGCATTTCCTCGCGCTACTCGCGCTGTAG